From the genome of Candidatus Defluviilinea proxima:
TGAGATGGTACTTCATAAACACCAGATGCGAGCCACTCAGAATATCGAAGTAACACAGGTCGCGCTGTTGATGGCCCCGCTTCATAAGATTTTTTAGCAAGTTCTTTCATTTTATCTAGCGATAATGTTCCTTTAATAAACATAACATCTTTTACTTTAATTTCTGGGCTTTCAACTCCGCTACCTAAAGGTAAATAGGAGTATTTGTTTCCTTTCAGTGCATTTTTAGCACTTTTTGACATGGTTGTGTTTGTTAATTTTAGTTGTACCCCTTCAGTTTCCACAAGAGAATCGACTTCTCTTTTCATATCAACCCAGATACGAAGACAATGCGACAAATCGAGAAAACTAATATTGTCTTTGTGCTCCAATGACTGACGGTAATGTCTTTCTAATCGATTGTATTGAAGAAGAATATGATCGATAGCCATATATAGATGCCTCACATCTAGTATAAACCTATTAGCAACCAAGTATAGAAAACAGTCCCGCAACTACAGGACTGTTCGTTTACTAGTTCGTCTCTTGATGTTCCGCTATCAACCACTTCAAGATATTCTCAAGATGCTCGTCAGTATATTCTGCCCCATGGTCGCCGGGACTATGAACGAAGGTGTAGGGATATTTTGACTGATCTAAAACATCAGTGAGATAGGTTGTCAAAACGAGGATGGCATCCTGGTCACCGACATCGAGCATCACCTGCGGGTGTTGATCGGGCGGCATGGCGGAGATCCAGTTCGTAAATTTCTCCTGCTCGCCACCGGCGATCCCGCCGCTGAGAACTGCTACACGGCTGAACACATCCGTCGCTCGAAAAGCAGACCGGATGGCGATGGCCGCTCCGTTCGAATACCCGGTGATGCTCCGATGCAAACGATCTGGTTGCGTACGATAATGAGAGTCGATGTAGGGCACAACGTAGTTGACGATCTGCTCGTCAGCGCCGAGTCCTTTATTCGGGTCAATTTGGATCAGTACCTGGATGAACGCAGGGACGTCCCCTTTGTCTGTGAGACGATCTGATACATCGTATAACTGCTGCCACCATGTTCTGGCATTCGTCCAATACAACACAGGATATGTGGCATCCGTATACTCTGCATAACAAGGCGGCAGATACACTGCGATGATGTGATTCTCTCCGGTATCTGGAAACAAAACCTTGTCCGTAACCAACTTGCCGGGTTCATGGCATTCAGGCAACGGAGTTGGCGTCAGGGTTGGCATGGGTGTTGCGGTGGATGGCATCAATGTTGCTTCTGGTTGAGCGCACCCAACCAAAAGCAACACCATGACCAGCATTGCGCTGGTGAGAGAATGTTTCATTTTGTCCTTATCCCTGGACGCGAAGAAGGATCACACTGACGGGGTCTTTGGTGGATGCTGTCCGTTTACTTCACGTTCACCAGTTCAACATCGAATATGAGTGTGGCATTGGGTGGGATGACTCCGCCTGCGCCACGTGCGCCATAGCCAAGGTCTGGCGGGATGACGAGTTGAGCCTTGCCACCGACTTTCATGAGGGCAATGCCTTCGTCCCAGCCTTTGATGACCTGTCCGATGCCTAGTTTGAACGAGATCGGCACGCCTCGTGAAACGGAGCTGTCGAAGACCGTTCCATCCTGCAGCCTGCCTGTGTAATGCACGTCAACGGTCTTTCCCGCCTCCGCTTGCACGCCAGTGCCTGCTTCCAACTCGATATATTCCAGTCCACTTGTTGTTTTCATATTGTCTCCGTTTCTTGAAGTAAAGATAAGGTTGATGCAATTGACTTCCTGTAATGATTATATGCGAAACATACCTGACCGAAGGCTTGGGACCGTTGTGTCCATTATGTTCTTACAGGCATTCCTGTTTACCAAACCCACAAATTGTTAGCAATTCAGAGTGTCAAGGGGTAAAATAATGCCGTTTCAACTATTTCTTTTGGAGGTTTCCATGGGCTTGAAAAGGAACGTCAGCCTTTCAACGGCTCTGGGGTATAAGGGGCAAGGTCCGTATTTGACCTTTATCCTGCATCGCATTGGTGGGAGCGCATTGTTCATTTTCTTCACAGTTTATATTTTGTCGCTGGTGGGAGTGCAGTCCATGCACGCTCTGATGAGCAACTGGCTCTTCCAGGTGGTCTTTCTCGTTTTCGGGTTGTTCCACGCCATCAACGGCTTGCGTATCACCATCCTTGACCTGTCACCGAAACTGATCGAGCATTTCCGTACTGCCATCAGCATTGAGTGGGTGGCATATGCGCTTGTGGCTGGGTTCGCGATCATCGTTGTATTACGAAACGCGTTTGGAGGCTGATATGGTGACGAGAACACTTCCCATTAAAAAGCGTGGCTTCAATTTTGAAACGTTCATGTGGGCCTTCACACGCTTCACTGTCGTAGCGATGTATGGATTGATCCTCGCAGGCATTCTCGGTGCCTTGAGCCTTAGTGCGCAGACCGGCGCCAACGTTGGCGACATCTTGTACTGGGCATTCTTCCCGAACATGACGGGAAATCCGCTTGGGCAGGTATGGATGGTCATCCTTGCCAAGTTGATGGTTATTGCCTTCGTGCTCACCGCCTGCGGACATGGCGTCCATGGCGTGTTGGAGATCTGGGATGATTACGTCACTAATGAAGGTGCTCGTCGTTGGGCGCGGAATATTGTCATCACGTATGCAATTGTGGCATGCATCATTGCTGTCTATGTGATCTTGAGTGCGTAAAAATAATTAACCGCTAAGAGCGCAAAGAACGCAAAGATTTCTTTATTGGTTTTCTTAGCGATCTTAGCGTGCTTCGCGGTAAAAATGGTTCAGGAGTTTTCATGGCAAATGTTCATCAGTTTGAAGTAATCGTTGTTGGCGCGGGCGGAGCGGGACTCATGGCGGGTCTCTATGCTTCCCGCGGCGCGAAGACGGCGGTCATCAGTAAGTTGTATCCCACGCGTTCACATACAGGTGCTGCGCAGGGCGGTATCAGTGCGGCATTGGGTAACTACGAAGAAGACAAACCCGAATGGCACATGTACGACACCGTCAAAGGTTCGGATTATCTTGGCGATCAGGATGCCATCGAATTCATGACGAATGAAGCGATCGATGCTGTGCTTGAGCTTGAGCATATGGGGCTTCCCTTCGACCGCACGCCACAGGGCAAAATTTCACAGCGTCCGTTTGGTGGGCACACCAATAACGAAACAGGCAAACCCGTCCGTCGTGCCGCACACGCCGCAGACCGCACAGGTCACATGATCTTGCAAACGCTGTATCAACAGTGCATCAAGAACAAGGTCACGTTCTTCGATGAATATCAAGCGCTTGACTTCATCATGGTGGACGGTAAAGCCGCGGGTGTTGTGGCAGTTGAATTGGCCACGGGCGAACTGCATACCTTCCACGCGAAGGCTGTTATCTTTGCCACGGGTGGATACGGCCGTATCTTCGAAGTCACATCCAATGCGTATGCGTATACCGGCGACGGCGCTTCTATCTTGTTGCGCAAAGGCATTCCGCTCGAGGATATGGAGTTCTTCCAATTCCATCCCACGGGTATTTATAAACTTGGCATTCTCATCACCGAGGGTGCGCGCGGTGAAGGTGCGGTGCTTATCAACGGCAACGGCGAACGTTTCATGCCGAAGTATGCGCCCACTGTGAAAGACCTCGCTTCACGCGATGTTGTCTCACGCGCGATCCTCACAGAGATTAAAGAAGGCCGCGGTATCAACGGCAAGAATTATGTCTATTTGGATATTCGTCCTGAGACGGTCAACAAGTTTGCCGCAGAAGATGGACGCACTAACCCCGACGGCTCTCCCTTAAAGATAACTGGTGAAACGGTACTGACGAAGATTCCTGACATTGTGGATTTCTGCCGTGTCTACCTTGGAGTTGACCCTGTTACTCAAATGATGCCGATCCAGCCGACGGCACATTACGCGATGGGCGGCATCCCGACCAACAAGTTTGGTGAGGTGGTCACTGACGATAAAGGCACAACCGTCCCTGGGTTGTTTGCGGCGGGTGAATGTGCGTGTGTATCTGTCCATGGCGCGAACAGACTTGGGACGAACTCCTTGCTTGATCTGGTTGTGTTCGGCAAACATGCAGGTCTCAAAGCTGCGGAGTATGCGAACAAGGCTGAGTTTGGGAAACTGCCTCAGAACGCTGAAGCAGACGCAATGTCCGATTTTGAGGCGTTGAAGAATGGGTCGGGCAAAGAGAATGTGTACGATATTTCCAATGAGTTGAAGTATGTCATGTTTGCGGATGTCGGTATCTATCGCAATGAAAAGGATATGGCTTCAGCTTTGGAGAAGGTCCGCGAGTTGAAGAAACGTTTCAAGGATGTGAAGGTCAGTGACACGGGCAAGGTGTTTAACACCGAATTGCTGAACGCGTGGGAACTTGGCAACCTGCTCGATATTGCGGAAGTGGTTGCGGCGAGCGCGTTGAACAGAAAAGAATCGCGCGGCGGACATTCACGCGAGGATTACCCTGAACGCGATGATGAGAACTGGTTGAAGCATACGTTGATCAAGAGGAAGAACGATAAACTTGAGATCAGCTATAAGCCTGTGGTCATCACAAAGCATCAGCCGAAGGCAAGAGTGTATTAGAGGTACATATGGAAGTCACAGTCAAAATCTTTAGATACAACCCCGAGAAGGACGAACGCGGACACTACGAAACGTATACAGTGGAAGCGCAAGAGACCGACCGCATTTTGGATGTGCTTGAGTTGATCAAAGGTCACAAGGATGGTTCGCTGGCGTTCCGTCGTTCGTGCGCGCATGGTGTGTGCGGATCGGATGCGATGCGCATCAATGGCCGCAACATGCTGGCATGTAAAACCCTCGTGCGTGATGTGGGCGCAAAGATCACAGTTGAGCCGATCCTTGGCTTGAAAGTTGCCAAAGATCTGATCGTGGATATGGATCCGTTCTTCGATAACTATAAGAAGATGCTTCCGTATCTCATCAACGACACCCCGTTACCTGCAGATGGACGTGAGCGTTTGCAATCTCCCGAACAACGTGCACGCTTCGATGAATCGACCAAATGCATTTTGTGCGCGGCTTGTACGACTTCGTGCCCGTCGTTCTGGGCGAGTGACGAGTATTACGGTCCCGCCGCGTTGGTGGCCGCGCATCGCTTTGTCTTTGACAGCCGTGATGAAGGCGCATCACAACGCTTGGAAATTCTGAGCGAAACAAACGGAACCGTGCGCTGCCACACAGCCTATAACTGCACGAATGCCTGCCCGCGTGATATTCACATCACCAAGGCAATCGGTGAGTTGAAGTTGGCGATGGTGACGGGGAAGTTGGAATAAATTCAGAAGTTAGAATGTAGAATGCAAGCCGTGTCCATAAGGATGCGGCTTGTTTATTGTATTTATAAAGTTTGTCTTTTAGTGCTTAAGAGCCAGTCATGAAGTGCCAATTTTAGGGCTTATAATCCACCAATTGAAGAAAGTATATGTGGAGTTCCAAGTCAAAAGCACTTAACGAGAACACTCAAAAGATCACCTTATACAGTTGGGGGAGACAATTAACGTACGGAGATGTGGTCTCTTTCTGGATGTCCAATGCGGGCTTCAGGAAGTTTTATTTTTCCATTTTGCAGAAATCGACTTTCAATGCGTTCTTTTGGGAAAATCCGCCTGTTACAAGAGCGACGCTTAAACAACCCTATGAGTTTGTCTTGATCAACAGCGCGCAGCTTTCAAAGATCGCCGCGGATTCGAGCCCATTTCAAGATCGATTTAACCCAGGTCAAACTGATGAAAGCGTGATCACCTTTGGCAATTTAGGACGCGACGCGGAGTTGATCGTCCCTTGCCCCATTGCTCCGTATCGTATCTACACTCACTTTGCATCGTTTGTCCGTAATGCTCCCGACGATCAAAAGCACGATCTATTCATCTCTTTAGCGAATGCGCTGATGGACAATATCAATGACAAACCACTTTGGGTCAGCACCTCGGGGCTTGGAGTATATTGGCTTCACATCCGATTGGATGTAAGACCGAAGTATTACACCCACGAGCCGTATCGTAAGTTTACAGAATAACGGTAATAGAAGAACGAGAGGGGACATCAAAAAGGATGTTGTTTATTATCCACACAATTTTGGAGGAACAGATATGAATGTTTTAAAGTTAGCCGCGTTTTCCCATAACGGACGTGGCGGTAATCCTGCGGGTGTGGCGTTTTGTGATGTGATGCCCAGTGATGAAGAGATGATGAATGTCGCCAAGGAAGTTGGGTATTCTGAAACGGCTTTCCTTGTGAAGCAAGCGGATGGCTGGCGCGTGCGATATTTCGCGCCGGAGTTGGAAGTTCCGTTTTGCGGGCATGCGACGATCGCGTTGGGCGCAGCGCTCGGCGAACGTTTTGGCGAAGGCGAATATAAGTTGACGTTGAACGACAGC
Proteins encoded in this window:
- a CDS encoding FAD-binding protein, producing the protein MANVHQFEVIVVGAGGAGLMAGLYASRGAKTAVISKLYPTRSHTGAAQGGISAALGNYEEDKPEWHMYDTVKGSDYLGDQDAIEFMTNEAIDAVLELEHMGLPFDRTPQGKISQRPFGGHTNNETGKPVRRAAHAADRTGHMILQTLYQQCIKNKVTFFDEYQALDFIMVDGKAAGVVAVELATGELHTFHAKAVIFATGGYGRIFEVTSNAYAYTGDGASILLRKGIPLEDMEFFQFHPTGIYKLGILITEGARGEGAVLINGNGERFMPKYAPTVKDLASRDVVSRAILTEIKEGRGINGKNYVYLDIRPETVNKFAAEDGRTNPDGSPLKITGETVLTKIPDIVDFCRVYLGVDPVTQMMPIQPTAHYAMGGIPTNKFGEVVTDDKGTTVPGLFAAGECACVSVHGANRLGTNSLLDLVVFGKHAGLKAAEYANKAEFGKLPQNAEADAMSDFEALKNGSGKENVYDISNELKYVMFADVGIYRNEKDMASALEKVRELKKRFKDVKVSDTGKVFNTELLNAWELGNLLDIAEVVAASALNRKESRGGHSREDYPERDDENWLKHTLIKRKNDKLEISYKPVVITKHQPKARVY
- a CDS encoding succinate dehydrogenase iron-sulfur subunit, whose amino-acid sequence is MEVTVKIFRYNPEKDERGHYETYTVEAQETDRILDVLELIKGHKDGSLAFRRSCAHGVCGSDAMRINGRNMLACKTLVRDVGAKITVEPILGLKVAKDLIVDMDPFFDNYKKMLPYLINDTPLPADGRERLQSPEQRARFDESTKCILCAACTTSCPSFWASDEYYGPAALVAAHRFVFDSRDEGASQRLEILSETNGTVRCHTAYNCTNACPRDIHITKAIGELKLAMVTGKLE
- a CDS encoding FKBP-type peptidyl-prolyl cis-trans isomerase → MKTTSGLEYIELEAGTGVQAEAGKTVDVHYTGRLQDGTVFDSSVSRGVPISFKLGIGQVIKGWDEGIALMKVGGKAQLVIPPDLGYGARGAGGVIPPNATLIFDVELVNVK